A region from the Lemur catta isolate mLemCat1 chromosome 7, mLemCat1.pri, whole genome shotgun sequence genome encodes:
- the UCP2 gene encoding mitochondrial uncoupling protein 2 yields the protein MVGFKATDVPPTATVKFLGAGTAACIADLITFPLDTAKVRLQIQGESQGPVRAAASAQYRGVLGTILTMVRTEGPRSLYNGLVAGLQRQMSFASVRIGLYDSVKQFYTKGSEHASIWSRLLAGSTTGALAVAVAQPTDVVKVRFQAQARAGGGRRYQSTVNAYKTIAREEGFWGLWKGTSPNIARNAIVNCAELVTYDLIKDTLLKANLMTDDLPCHFTSAFGAGFCTTVIASPVDVVKTRYMNSALGQYSSAGHCALTMLQKEGPRAFYKGFMPSFLRLGSWNVVMFVTYEQLKRALTAACTSQEAPPF from the exons ATGGTTGGGTTTAAGGCCACAGATGTACCCCCTACTGCCACCGTGAAGTTCCTAGGGGCTGGCACAGCCGCCTGCATTGCAGATCTCATCACCTTTCCCCTGGATACCGCCAAAGTCCGGCTGCAG ATCCAAGGAGAAAGTCAGGGGCCAGTGCGTGCTGCGGCCAGCGCCCAGTACCGTGGTGTGCTGGGCACCATCCTGACCATGGTGCGCACTGAGGGGCCCCGCAGCCTCTATAATGGGCTGGTTGCTGGCCTGCAGCGCCAGATGAGCTTTGCCTCTGTCCGCATCGGCCTCTATGACTCTGTCAAGCAGTTCTACACCAAGGGTTCTGAGC ATGCCAGCATTTGGAGCCGCCTCCTGGCAGGCAGCACCACAGGTGccctggctgtggctgtggcccAGCCCACGGATGTGGTAAAGGTCCGGTTCCAAGCCCAGGCCCGGGCTGGAGGTGGTCGGAGATACCAAAGCACTGTCAATGCCTACAAGACCATCGCCCGAGAGGAAGGGTTCTGGGGACTCTGGAAAG GGACCTCTCCCAACATTGCTCGTAATGCCATTGTCAATTGTGCTGAGCTGGTGACCTATGACCTCATCAAGGACACTCTCCTGAAGGCCAACCTCATGACAG ATGACCTCCCTTGCCACTTCACCTCCGCCTTTGGGGCGGGCTTCTGCACCACTGTCATTGCCTCCCCTGTCGACGTGGTCAAGACGAGATACATGAACTCTGCCCTGGGCCAGTACAGCAGCGCTGGCCACTGTGCCCTTACCATGCTTCAGAAGGAGGGGCCCCGAGCCTTCTACAAAGG GTTCATGCCCTCCTTTCTCCGCTTGGGTTCCTGGAATGTGGTGATGTTTGTCACCTATGAGCAGCTGAAACGGGCCCTCACGGCTGCCTGCACTTCCCAGGAGGCTCCTCCCTTTTGA
- the DNAJB13 gene encoding dnaJ homolog subfamily B member 13, which produces MGQDYYSVLQITRNAEDAQIKKAYRKLALKNHPLMSIEPSSAETFRQIAEAYDVLSDPVKRSIYDKFGEEGLKGGIPLEFGSQTSWTTGYVFHGNPEKIFHEFFGGDNPFSEFFDAEGGEVDLNFGGLRGRGVKKQDPAIERDLYLSLEDLFFGCTKKIKISRRVLNEDGYSSTIKDKILTIDVKPGWRQGTRITFEKEGDQGPNVIPADIIFIVKEKLHPCFRRENDNLFFVNPIPLGKALTCCTVEVKTLDDRLLNIPINDIVHPKYFKKVPGEGMPLPEDPTKKGDLFIFFDIQFPTRLTPQKKQMLRQALLT; this is translated from the exons ATGGGCCAGGATTACTACTCCGTGCTCCAGATCACTCGCAATGCAGAGGATGCCCAGATCAAGAAGGC GTACCGGAAACTCGCCCTTAAGAACCACCCGTTGATGTCAATTGAGCCATCTTCAGCAGAGACATTCAGGCAGATAGCAGAGGCCTACGACGTGCTGAGTGACC CTGTGAAGAGAAGCATCTATGACAAATTTGGAGAGGAGGGCCTGAAGGGCGGGATTCCTCTGGAGTTTGGATCCCAGACTTCATGGACAACTGGTTACGTCTTCCACGGCAACCCTGAAAAGATTTTCCACGAGTTCTTCGGGGGAGACAACCCCTTCAGTG agTTTTTTGATGCAGAAGGAGGTGAGGTGGATTTGAACTTTGGGGGGCTCCGGGGCCGAGGGGTCAAGAAGCAGGACCCTGCAATTGAACGGGACCTCTACCTGTCCCTGGAGGACTTATTCTTTGGCTGCACCAAAAAAATTAAGATCTCACGAAGG GTGCTGAACGAGGACGGGTACTCCTCCACCATCAAGGACAAGATTCTGACTATCGATGTGAAGCCTGGTTGGAGGCAGGGCACGCGTATTACCTTTGAGAAGGAAGGGGACCAG GGCCCCAACGTCATCCCAGCTGACATCATCTTCATTGTAAAGGAGAAGCTACATCCTTGCTTCCGAAGGGAGAACGACAACCTCTTCTTTGTGAACCCCATCCCTTTGGGCAAG GCTCTCACCTGCTGCACCGTGGAGGTGAAGACCCTAGATGACCGTCTGCTCAACATCCCCATCAATGACATTGTGCA TCCCAAGTACTTCAAGAAGGTGCCAGGTGAGGGGATGCCATTGCCTGAGGACCCCACCAAGAAGGGAGACCTCTTCATCTTCTTTGACATCCAGTTCCCCACCCGGCTCACACCCCAGAAGAAGCAGATGCTGCGCCAGGCATTGCTGACATGA